A stretch of Endozoicomonas sp. SCSIO W0465 DNA encodes these proteins:
- a CDS encoding hydrolase — translation MVKPAKTLPPELLPWLDLLNDQHDEMQARTIELAEINSGSLNRDGVNKVLAKLLTLTSDLSKDHERIPVNPWEVVNDSGEIIRHPLGDALRIRKRPEAPLQVFLCGHMDTVFPKDSPFQKVRWLDDDTINGPGVTDLKGGIMVMLKALEVLEQSPWAEQIGWEILFNPDEEIGSPGSAPLIQEAAQRVHLGMIFEPCFPDGNLAGQRKGSGNFTVVSYGKAAHAGREHHLGRNAIRALCDFVSAMDDLNGRRPGITFNPGYIHGGGPTNIVPDRCIHKFNIRLEQPDDEQWCLQKLNGIIDSINQRDGIQLALHGGFTRKPKVLSPANEQLLALAKNIGHELGIPLEIKPTGGCCDGNNLASAGIPNIDTLGVQGGAIHSDQEYLNVKSLVPRARLSAALLLSLAHASAQGDCFDWLKRKE, via the coding sequence ATGGTAAAGCCAGCTAAAACACTTCCCCCTGAACTCCTCCCCTGGCTGGATTTACTCAATGACCAGCACGATGAAATGCAGGCCAGAACCATTGAACTGGCTGAAATAAATTCTGGCAGCCTTAACCGTGACGGCGTCAACAAGGTTTTGGCAAAGCTGTTGACACTGACTTCGGATTTATCAAAAGACCATGAACGTATACCTGTCAATCCCTGGGAGGTTGTAAACGACAGTGGAGAGATCATCCGGCACCCATTGGGTGATGCGTTGAGAATTCGTAAACGCCCCGAAGCACCTCTTCAGGTCTTTCTGTGCGGGCATATGGATACCGTTTTTCCCAAAGACAGCCCTTTTCAAAAGGTTCGCTGGCTGGATGATGACACCATCAATGGTCCCGGAGTTACTGACTTAAAAGGGGGGATTATGGTGATGCTCAAGGCGCTGGAAGTACTTGAGCAAAGTCCATGGGCTGAGCAGATCGGTTGGGAAATATTGTTTAACCCGGATGAGGAGATTGGCTCCCCCGGCTCAGCCCCTTTAATTCAGGAGGCTGCGCAACGAGTACACCTGGGCATGATATTTGAACCCTGCTTTCCAGATGGCAACCTTGCCGGCCAACGCAAAGGCAGCGGTAACTTTACCGTGGTCAGTTATGGCAAAGCAGCTCACGCAGGGCGGGAACATCATCTGGGCCGCAACGCTATTCGTGCCCTCTGTGATTTTGTCTCCGCCATGGACGACCTGAATGGTCGGCGGCCGGGCATCACCTTTAACCCCGGCTACATTCACGGTGGCGGCCCGACCAACATTGTGCCTGATCGCTGTATTCACAAGTTCAATATTCGTCTTGAACAACCGGATGATGAACAGTGGTGCCTGCAAAAACTTAATGGGATCATTGATAGCATAAATCAGCGTGACGGCATTCAACTGGCACTGCATGGCGGATTTACCCGCAAACCCAAGGTGCTGAGCCCTGCCAATGAACAGCTACTGGCACTGGCAAAAAACATCGGGCATGAACTGGGGATTCCACTGGAGATCAAACCCACCGGAGGTTGTTGCGATGGTAACAACCTTGCCTCTGCCGGGATTCCCAATATTGATACGCTTGGGGTTCAGGGGGGAGCGATCCATAGTGATCAGGAATATTTAAACGTCAAAAGCCTTGTGCCAAGGGCCAGGCTCAGTGCGGCATTATTACTGAGTCTGGCCCATGCCAGTGCACAGGGTGATTGCTTTGACTGGTTAAAACGAAAAGAGTAA